In a genomic window of Pseudomonas oryzihabitans:
- a CDS encoding AAA domain-containing protein, which yields MVSIWVDGKDKTSQVSDWKIWSDNYAVLQLTCCFPSQKRYTRPLSVCSVSPTRELGERLLTKPGSTIFKPIVKATIYDERYAVVHYPDTEKPEVFKMDDVDFVMPTAMKDTPVFRYFTTVANARQERAASKTASDIAANVVRQLGKLPASADTALQAYCTGRNGLLAPGRGLIFPFGLNESQLAAVEQAFRAQVSVIEGPPGTGKTQTILNILANILLRGQTVAVLSNNNAAVENVYEKLEKCGLGYLVAKLGNQDNREVFFSALPPWPADEPEPAPTLEEIQTLLARLKQYLHDHNRAAQLQVELDELTIERRYLQQWQADNGVQPAVSLARYGLTPRKSTDLMAYLAHLGERRIRLKDRVELLFNFRIFRAKPFADDEARLSVFHALQLHYYDKAVQAKAAELQACREALARGNFSALLDEVKSASMRHLKQHLHRLPRPSERFDAKTYRKQFDAFLKRFPILGSGTHSIVNSIAAGAILDYVIIDEASLQDIVPGILPLGCAKNLIVVGDNRQLAHIPVKLGLPAPAETYDCERYSLLDSCIKVFQETLPRTLLKEHYRCHPRIIQFCNQQFYDNALVPMTEDKGETPLRLVVTAKGNHARQNTNLRELDSLLKVLDDEGEPVGMDGEGRGFIAPFRAQVNLSGTRLPADFVKDTVHKFQGRECDEIVFSTVLDQKRYNQEHKRLTFVDDPRMINVAVSRAKHRFTLVTGDAVFAGHNGHIAALMRYLTYYAQDTQIVRAPVVSAFDLLYREYDQSLARLNARLRPEDSRYKSEQIAAQLLREALSDPAYHALMVHDQVKLDQVAAPSNPAPTERERAFMARASCDFVIYFRVGKIPVGVIEVDGGAHDRPDQAARDAMKDSILARSGIAILRLRTVESRIEERIDKFIAPWAALSAS from the coding sequence ATGGTGTCGATCTGGGTGGATGGCAAGGATAAGACCTCACAAGTCAGCGACTGGAAGATCTGGAGCGACAACTACGCAGTCCTGCAACTGACGTGTTGTTTCCCCTCCCAAAAACGCTATACGCGCCCGCTTAGCGTCTGCAGCGTTTCTCCCACTCGCGAACTGGGCGAGAGGTTGCTAACCAAACCCGGCAGCACGATCTTCAAGCCCATAGTCAAGGCGACGATCTACGATGAGCGGTATGCCGTCGTGCATTATCCAGACACCGAAAAACCCGAAGTCTTCAAAATGGATGACGTCGACTTTGTCATGCCGACAGCGATGAAGGACACACCGGTCTTCCGCTATTTCACTACCGTAGCCAATGCCCGGCAAGAACGTGCGGCTTCGAAGACCGCCAGCGACATCGCCGCCAATGTCGTGCGCCAGCTAGGAAAACTACCCGCCAGTGCCGACACGGCCTTGCAGGCCTACTGCACGGGGCGCAACGGCCTGCTGGCGCCGGGTCGGGGGCTGATCTTTCCGTTCGGACTGAACGAAAGCCAACTCGCGGCAGTTGAACAGGCATTCCGCGCGCAGGTCAGCGTGATCGAGGGTCCTCCAGGCACGGGCAAGACCCAGACCATCCTCAACATCCTCGCCAATATCCTGCTGCGTGGGCAGACGGTGGCAGTGCTCTCCAACAACAATGCGGCGGTGGAAAACGTCTACGAGAAGCTGGAGAAGTGCGGTCTGGGCTATCTGGTCGCCAAGCTTGGCAATCAGGATAACCGCGAGGTTTTTTTCTCCGCTCTGCCGCCATGGCCAGCCGACGAACCCGAGCCCGCACCGACGCTGGAGGAGATCCAGACCCTGCTGGCCCGCTTGAAGCAGTACCTGCACGATCACAACCGGGCGGCGCAATTGCAGGTCGAACTCGATGAGCTGACCATCGAGCGACGCTATTTGCAGCAGTGGCAGGCAGACAATGGCGTGCAGCCTGCCGTCTCGCTGGCGCGGTACGGACTAACTCCGCGCAAGAGCACCGACCTGATGGCCTACCTGGCCCATCTCGGCGAGCGGCGCATTCGTCTCAAAGACCGTGTCGAGCTGCTATTCAACTTCCGGATTTTCCGCGCCAAGCCGTTCGCCGACGACGAGGCGCGGCTGTCCGTGTTTCATGCCTTGCAGCTGCACTACTACGACAAGGCAGTGCAAGCCAAAGCAGCGGAGTTGCAGGCATGCCGCGAGGCGCTGGCACGTGGCAATTTCAGCGCCCTGTTGGATGAAGTGAAGAGTGCCTCGATGCGCCATCTGAAGCAGCACCTGCACAGGCTGCCTCGGCCGTCGGAACGCTTCGATGCCAAGACCTACCGTAAACAGTTCGACGCCTTCTTGAAGCGCTTCCCGATCCTGGGCAGCGGCACGCACTCCATCGTCAATTCGATCGCAGCGGGAGCGATCCTCGACTACGTGATCATCGATGAAGCCTCGCTACAGGACATCGTGCCGGGCATCTTGCCGTTGGGCTGCGCAAAGAACCTGATCGTCGTCGGCGATAATCGCCAGTTGGCTCATATTCCAGTAAAGCTAGGTCTGCCGGCGCCGGCCGAGACCTACGATTGCGAGCGCTACAGCCTGCTCGATTCGTGCATCAAGGTGTTCCAGGAGACGCTACCCAGGACCCTGCTGAAAGAGCATTACCGCTGCCATCCCAGGATCATCCAGTTCTGCAACCAGCAGTTCTACGACAACGCGCTGGTGCCGATGACCGAGGACAAGGGCGAGACACCGCTGCGCCTGGTGGTGACCGCCAAGGGCAATCATGCCCGCCAGAACACCAATCTGCGGGAACTGGACTCCTTGCTCAAGGTGCTCGACGACGAGGGCGAGCCCGTCGGCATGGACGGCGAAGGCCGGGGTTTCATCGCGCCGTTCCGGGCCCAGGTCAACCTGTCCGGCACGCGCCTACCGGCGGATTTCGTCAAGGACACCGTGCACAAGTTCCAGGGCCGGGAGTGCGACGAGATCGTCTTCTCCACCGTACTGGACCAAAAGCGCTACAACCAGGAGCACAAACGGCTGACGTTCGTCGACGACCCGCGCATGATCAACGTGGCGGTGTCACGGGCCAAGCATCGCTTCACCCTGGTCACGGGCGACGCGGTATTCGCCGGCCACAACGGGCACATCGCGGCCTTGATGCGCTACCTCACCTATTACGCCCAGGACACGCAGATCGTCCGTGCACCCGTGGTGTCGGCCTTCGACCTGCTGTACCGCGAATACGACCAGTCCCTGGCGCGCTTGAACGCGCGCTTGCGACCCGAGGATTCGCGTTACAAGTCCGAGCAGATCGCGGCGCAGTTGCTGCGCGAAGCCCTGTCTGATCCGGCGTACCACGCCTTGATGGTCCATGATCAGGTCAAACTGGATCAGGTCGCCGCGCCGAGCAA
- the acnB gene encoding bifunctional aconitate hydratase 2/2-methylisocitrate dehydratase: protein MLEAYRKHVEERAAQGIVPQPLNAEQTAGLVELLKNPPAGEEDFLVDLITNRVPPGVDEAAYVKAGFLSAIAKGEAQSPLISKQRATELLGTMQGGYNIATLVELLDDAELGSVAAEQLKHTLLMFDAFHDVAEKAKAGNAHAKAVMQSWADGEWYQKRPEIAEKYTLTVFKVPGETNTDDLSPAPDAWSRPDIPLHALAMLKMARDGIVPEQQGSIGPLKQIEEVRAKGFPVAYVGDVVGTGSSRKSATNSVLWFFGDDIPYVPNKRGGGFCFGSKIAPIFYNTMEDAGALPIEFDVSALEMGDVIDVYPKAGKVTRHGSDEVLATFELKTPVLLDEVRAGGRIPLIVGRGLTEKARAELGMGPSDLFNKPDQPAESSKGYTLAQKMVGKACGVAGVRPGTYCEPKMTTVGSQDTTGPMTRDELKDLACLGFSADLVMQSFCHTAAYPKPIDVKTHHTLPDFIRTRGGVSLRPGDGIIHSWLNRMLLPDTVGTGGDSHTRFPIGISFPAGSGLVAFAAATGVMPLDMPESVLVRFKGKMQPGITLRDLVHAIPYYAIQKGLLTVEKKGKKNIFSGRILEIEGLEDLTVEQAFELSDASAERSAAGCTIKLSPESITEYLQSNITLLRWMIEEGYGDPRTLERRARAMEAWIANPELLSADADAEYSEVIEIDLAEVTEPVLCAPNDPDDARLLSQVAGDKIDEVFIGSCMTNIGHFRAAGKLLDKVKGSIPTRLWLSPPTKMDQHQLTEEGYYGIYGKAGARMEMPGCSLCMGNQARVAANATVVSTSTRNFPNRLGDGANVYLASAELAAVASILGKLPTVEEYMEYAKSIDSMAADVYRYLSFDQIAEFRESAEKARIAAVEV, encoded by the coding sequence GTGCTTGAAGCCTATCGTAAACACGTAGAAGAGCGTGCCGCCCAGGGCATCGTGCCCCAGCCGCTGAACGCCGAGCAAACGGCCGGTCTGGTCGAGCTGCTGAAGAATCCCCCCGCCGGTGAGGAAGACTTCCTCGTCGATCTCATCACCAACCGCGTTCCGCCGGGCGTCGACGAAGCCGCCTACGTCAAGGCCGGTTTCCTCTCCGCCATCGCCAAGGGTGAAGCCCAGTCCCCGCTGATCTCCAAGCAGCGCGCCACCGAGCTGCTGGGCACCATGCAGGGCGGCTACAACATCGCCACCCTGGTCGAGCTGCTGGACGACGCCGAACTGGGCTCTGTTGCCGCCGAGCAACTCAAGCACACCCTGCTGATGTTCGACGCCTTCCACGACGTAGCCGAAAAAGCCAAGGCGGGCAATGCCCACGCCAAGGCCGTGATGCAGTCCTGGGCCGATGGCGAGTGGTACCAGAAGCGTCCGGAAATCGCCGAGAAGTACACCCTGACCGTGTTCAAGGTACCCGGCGAAACCAACACCGACGACCTCTCCCCCGCCCCCGACGCCTGGTCGCGCCCGGACATCCCGCTGCACGCACTGGCCATGCTGAAGATGGCTCGCGATGGCATCGTCCCCGAGCAGCAAGGCAGCATCGGTCCGCTGAAGCAGATCGAGGAAGTGCGTGCCAAGGGCTTCCCGGTCGCCTACGTCGGTGACGTGGTCGGTACCGGTTCGTCCCGTAAGTCCGCCACCAACTCGGTGCTGTGGTTCTTCGGCGACGACATCCCCTACGTGCCCAACAAGCGCGGCGGCGGTTTCTGTTTTGGCTCCAAGATCGCCCCGATCTTCTATAACACCATGGAAGACGCCGGCGCCCTGCCGATCGAATTCGACGTGTCCGCCCTGGAAATGGGTGACGTCATCGACGTCTATCCCAAGGCCGGCAAGGTCACCCGCCACGGCAGCGACGAGGTGCTCGCCACCTTCGAACTCAAGACCCCCGTGCTGCTGGACGAAGTCCGCGCCGGCGGCCGTATCCCGCTGATCGTCGGCCGTGGCCTGACTGAAAAAGCGCGTGCCGAACTGGGTATGGGCCCGTCCGACCTGTTCAACAAGCCGGACCAGCCGGCCGAGAGCAGCAAGGGCTACACCCTGGCGCAGAAGATGGTCGGCAAGGCCTGCGGCGTCGCGGGCGTACGTCCCGGCACCTACTGCGAGCCGAAGATGACCACCGTCGGCTCCCAGGACACCACCGGCCCGATGACCCGTGACGAGTTGAAAGACCTGGCCTGCCTGGGCTTCTCCGCCGACCTGGTGATGCAGTCCTTCTGCCATACCGCAGCCTATCCCAAGCCCATCGACGTCAAGACCCACCACACCCTGCCGGATTTCATCCGCACCCGTGGCGGCGTCTCCCTGCGTCCCGGCGACGGCATCATCCACAGCTGGCTGAACCGCATGCTGCTGCCTGACACCGTCGGCACCGGTGGCGATTCCCACACCCGCTTCCCGATCGGCATCTCCTTCCCGGCCGGTTCCGGCCTGGTCGCCTTCGCCGCCGCCACTGGCGTGATGCCGCTGGACATGCCGGAATCCGTGCTGGTGCGCTTCAAGGGCAAGATGCAGCCTGGGATCACCCTGCGTGACCTGGTGCATGCCATCCCCTACTACGCCATCCAGAAAGGCCTGCTGACCGTCGAGAAGAAGGGCAAGAAGAACATCTTCTCCGGCCGCATCCTCGAGATCGAAGGCCTGGAAGACCTGACCGTGGAGCAGGCGTTCGAGCTGTCCGATGCCTCCGCCGAGCGTTCCGCCGCCGGTTGCACCATCAAGCTGTCGCCCGAGTCCATCACCGAGTACCTGCAGTCCAACATCACCCTGCTGCGCTGGATGATCGAGGAAGGCTACGGTGACCCGCGCACCCTGGAGCGCCGCGCGCGCGCCATGGAAGCCTGGATCGCCAACCCGGAACTGCTCTCCGCCGATGCCGACGCCGAATACAGCGAAGTCATCGAGATCGACCTGGCCGAAGTCACCGAGCCGGTACTGTGTGCCCCGAACGATCCGGACGATGCCCGCCTGCTGTCGCAGGTGGCCGGCGACAAGATCGACGAGGTGTTCATCGGTTCCTGCATGACCAACATCGGTCACTTCCGCGCTGCCGGCAAGCTGCTGGACAAGGTCAAGGGCTCGATTCCGACCCGCCTGTGGCTGTCGCCGCCGACCAAGATGGACCAGCACCAGCTGACCGAGGAAGGCTACTACGGCATCTACGGCAAGGCCGGTGCGCGCATGGAAATGCCGGGCTGCTCGCTGTGCATGGGCAACCAGGCCCGTGTGGCCGCCAACGCCACCGTGGTCTCCACCTCCACCCGTAACTTCCCCAACCGCCTGGGCGACGGCGCCAACGTCTACCTGGCGTCGGCGGAACTGGCGGCGGTGGCCTCGATCCTGGGCAAGCTGCCCACCGTCGAGGAGTACATGGAATACGCGAAGAGCATCGACAGCATGGCCGCGGACGTCTACCGCTACCTGAGCTTCGATCAGATCGCGGAATTCCGTGAAAGCGCAGAAAAGGCCCGCATCGCCGCCGTCGAAGTTTGA